A single Spiroplasma floricola 23-6 DNA region contains:
- a CDS encoding ribosomal-processing cysteine protease Prp: MVKAKIVEKNNIINSFVVKGHANFDKFGQDIVCAGITAIVSGSLNALDIKFKNNVELNVNENEISIKVIKNDDLLNHLLEFMIIQLETIEVQYPKNFKIERMI; this comes from the coding sequence ATGGTAAAAGCTAAAATTGTTGAAAAAAACAATATAATAAATTCATTTGTAGTAAAGGGACATGCAAATTTTGATAAATTTGGTCAAGATATAGTGTGTGCTGGAATTACAGCAATAGTTTCTGGATCATTAAATGCTTTAGATATTAAGTTTAAAAATAATGTTGAACTTAATGTTAATGAAAATGAAATAAGTATAAAAGTTATAAAAAATGATGATTTATTAAATCATTTATTAGAATTTATGATTATACAGCTAGAAACTATAGAGGTTCAATACCCAAAGAATTTTAAAATAGAAAGGATGATTTAA
- a CDS encoding lipoprotein — MKKLLSVLATIGVVSSFATSAVACGTKSEIKKPDKPEEPKNNIAQIIRRFEQDVTKIWTEHYEKEIASNLITVEDGETNYKFLNKENIQKFSKPENKDKLTTEEKKQFTNDVEKLFKTELLKKKLNDLKKVNEYKIILDEIDSVFEHVELVFNDNFEINSGEIVPGSYIGNVIVDYKVVTQYKGLKDVEKFKQSETLKYT; from the coding sequence ATGAAAAAATTATTAAGTGTATTGGCAACAATTGGAGTTGTATCGTCATTTGCCACTAGTGCAGTTGCATGTGGTACAAAATCAGAAATTAAAAAACCTGATAAACCAGAAGAACCTAAAAATAATATTGCTCAAATTATTCGAAGATTTGAACAAGATGTAACAAAAATATGAACAGAACATTATGAAAAAGAAATTGCTTCTAATTTAATTACTGTGGAAGATGGAGAAACTAATTATAAATTTTTAAATAAAGAAAATATTCAAAAATTCTCAAAACCAGAAAATAAAGATAAATTAACAACTGAAGAAAAAAAACAATTTACAAATGATGTTGAAAAATTATTTAAAACTGAATTGTTAAAAAAGAAATTAAATGATCTTAAAAAAGTTAATGAATATAAAATAATTCTTGATGAAATAGATTCAGTTTTTGAACATGTTGAATTGGTATTTAATGATAATTTTGAAATTAATTCAGGAGAAATAGTTCCTGGCAGTTACATAGGAAATGTGATAGTTGACTATAAAGTTGTGACTCAATATAAAGGACTTAAAGATGTTGAGAAGTTTAAACAATCTGAAACGTTAAAGTATACTTAA
- the rpmA gene encoding 50S ribosomal protein L27: protein MRFLLGLQYFASKKGVGSTKNGRDSESKRLGAKKADGQFANAGSIIFRQRGTKIHPGANVGRGGDDTLFALVSGIVKYQKFGKNRTRAVVIPQESK, encoded by the coding sequence ATGCGTTTCTTATTAGGATTACAATATTTTGCTTCTAAAAAGGGAGTTGGTTCAACTAAAAACGGACGTGACTCAGAATCAAAACGTTTAGGAGCTAAAAAAGCAGATGGACAATTTGCTAATGCAGGTTCAATTATTTTCAGACAAAGAGGAACAAAAATCCATCCAGGTGCAAATGTTGGACGTGGTGGAGATGATACACTTTTTGCTTTAGTTTCAGGTATAGTTAAATATCAAAAATTTGGTAAAAACAGAACTAGAGCAGTAGTTATTCCACAAGAATCTAAATAA
- the rsmI gene encoding 16S rRNA (cytidine(1402)-2'-O)-methyltransferase produces the protein MIKVQSTFKNNLPTIYLVGTPIGNLDDISKRVIDTFQKADVIYCEDTRVSFKLFEKLKINKKLKSLHKFNEHSISESFIEDINKYKNIIIISDAGIPCISDPGAIVVSKVLQSDIQVNITSVNCGPAYIHAIASSGFISRKNLFLGFLDKKNIEKEFDEILNKHKNNEVIISFYESVHRIQSTINQLSLMLNKNTKVVIARELTKINEEFLRGSISEICDYINDNQLTLKGEFCIVIDSNYDLNQESKIDMEKILIEVENLIKENVSKKDAIKTISKKYNIKKNELTKFFYK, from the coding sequence ATGATAAAAGTTCAAAGTACATTTAAAAATAACTTACCAACAATTTATCTAGTTGGAACTCCAATTGGTAATTTAGATGATATTTCAAAAAGAGTTATAGATACTTTTCAAAAAGCAGATGTTATTTATTGTGAAGATACTAGAGTAAGTTTTAAATTATTTGAAAAACTAAAAATAAATAAAAAACTTAAATCCCTACATAAATTCAATGAACATTCAATTAGTGAGAGTTTTATTGAAGATATTAATAAATACAAAAATATAATTATTATAAGTGATGCTGGTATTCCTTGTATAAGTGATCCAGGAGCAATAGTTGTAAGTAAAGTTTTGCAAAGTGATATTCAAGTCAATATTACTTCAGTTAATTGTGGACCTGCATATATTCACGCAATTGCTTCAAGTGGTTTTATTTCTAGAAAAAACTTATTTTTAGGATTTTTAGATAAAAAAAACATTGAAAAAGAGTTTGACGAAATTCTTAACAAACATAAAAATAATGAAGTTATTATAAGTTTTTATGAATCTGTTCACAGAATTCAATCAACTATAAATCAATTATCTTTAATGTTAAATAAAAATACAAAAGTAGTAATTGCAAGAGAATTAACTAAAATAAATGAAGAGTTTCTAAGAGGTTCAATATCTGAAATTTGTGATTATATAAATGATAATCAATTAACTCTTAAAGGAGAATTTTGTATAGTTATTGATTCAAACTATGATTTAAATCAGGAATCAAAAATTGATATGGAAAAAATACTAATAGAAGTAGAGAATTTAATAAAAGAAAATGTAAGTAAAAAAGATGCAATAAAAACTATTTCAAAAAAATATAATATTAAAAAAAATGAATTAACTAAATTTTTTTATAAATAA
- a CDS encoding glycosyl hydrolase family 18 protein: MKKLLSFLSSIAFTASASSAVASCSNLGDGSSKNIDEIIKNKDLGRVNNVNENILKNALKEKNTKIDVDKLSLTNVDLFEGTATFVPKNRAVNYNGQAIVNFDFGNVRKDSQYLWEVVNNTWLGTITSNNSNEILEELVGLNPLLDKKELEVKDINTWGATIAAKSSSSMYKGQITVSYNVINETGDSSAKSLYSVITNSWLGEINKGEDDRKTEENIINAVLTKNNNLDKNELKVKELNQWGATIGAVENSKKYKDESYVSFTLKGDTQGESNENSKSLYSEVKTTWLGNIENTNETSILNALKAKNPNLDIESLTLKETNQYNSILIPKSGTTKYKDQVWLSYSVSGVVIPSEKKELNQVITTKDYDKNLAINLNKEQEPTSQQVKDLIYRSNPQLDINQIDINSISQKSTQKNEEGKEYSQYSANVKALENSYNYNGSVEITFYTSYKNQQQKELSTIIKETNLGEISENSDLVILNTLVEKNNAENLNLGELVLSNKNDSSATISAVENSANYKGSVNIAYTVKKENTEQPENIINLSEHIKTSELGELKDAKTITILEELKNKNKDLHVDEVEVKNITSSSAIIKTISNSKHYNQSQVEVKFYLKDNAEKPKPSNEALLVGYWYEWGGANQHNDPVKLLESSELLNSAYNVIDVSFLYTWEPYAMPTFDPFSPQSKSRIIDAIKKLQNAGKKVILSMGGATGGEMRFKSDQVDQLTATFVKYMDEYNFDGIDIDWEGGVLGDRQSQQTTISALKKAKEIQNSKGKEFLITMAPELPYLKYNTEAGSQGSYIPFLKGLEGIYDFINPQYYNGWAFGPFVDQEEKDYLGINTSYISNDDVEYRGEFYYLVTKYLTTKKSAQNDFYEKIPTNKFVLGAATNEPAGRGAATRESIYNAHVLLENDNIYIRGLMTWAINYDAVFNWQFEA, from the coding sequence ATGAAAAAACTATTATCATTTTTATCATCAATTGCATTTACAGCTTCTGCTTCATCAGCAGTTGCTAGTTGTAGCAATTTAGGAGATGGTTCTTCTAAAAATATTGATGAAATTATAAAAAACAAAGATTTGGGTAGGGTAAATAATGTTAATGAAAACATTTTAAAAAATGCTCTTAAAGAAAAAAACACAAAAATTGATGTAGACAAGTTGTCATTAACAAATGTTGATTTATTTGAAGGAACAGCTACTTTTGTACCAAAAAATAGAGCAGTTAATTATAATGGACAAGCAATTGTTAATTTTGATTTTGGAAATGTAAGAAAAGATTCTCAATATTTGTGAGAAGTTGTTAACAATACTTGATTAGGAACAATTACTAGTAACAATTCAAATGAAATATTAGAAGAATTAGTTGGATTAAATCCGCTTTTAGATAAAAAAGAACTTGAAGTTAAAGATATTAACACTTGAGGTGCAACAATAGCGGCAAAAAGTTCTTCATCAATGTATAAAGGACAAATAACAGTATCTTATAATGTTATTAATGAAACTGGAGACTCATCTGCAAAATCACTTTATTCAGTAATTACAAATAGTTGATTAGGAGAAATTAATAAAGGTGAAGATGATAGAAAAACTGAAGAAAATATTATTAATGCAGTATTAACTAAAAATAATAATTTAGATAAAAATGAATTAAAAGTTAAAGAATTAAATCAATGAGGTGCAACAATAGGTGCAGTTGAGAATTCAAAAAAATATAAAGATGAATCATATGTAAGTTTCACTTTAAAAGGTGATACTCAAGGAGAATCAAATGAAAATTCTAAATCACTTTATAGTGAAGTCAAAACTACTTGATTGGGAAATATAGAAAATACAAATGAAACTAGCATTTTAAATGCATTAAAGGCAAAAAATCCAAATTTAGATATTGAAAGTTTAACTTTAAAAGAAACAAATCAATATAATTCTATTTTAATTCCAAAATCGGGAACAACAAAATATAAAGATCAAGTATGACTTTCATATAGTGTTTCAGGAGTTGTCATTCCTAGTGAAAAAAAAGAATTAAATCAAGTAATTACTACAAAAGATTATGATAAGAATTTGGCAATTAATTTAAACAAGGAACAAGAACCTACTAGTCAACAAGTTAAGGATTTAATTTATAGATCAAATCCTCAATTAGATATAAATCAAATTGATATTAATAGCATTAGTCAAAAATCAACACAAAAAAATGAAGAAGGTAAAGAATATAGTCAATATTCAGCAAATGTTAAAGCTTTAGAAAATTCTTATAATTATAATGGGTCAGTAGAAATAACTTTTTACACTTCATATAAAAATCAACAACAAAAGGAACTAAGTACAATTATTAAAGAAACAAACTTAGGAGAAATTAGTGAAAACTCAGATTTAGTAATTTTAAATACATTAGTAGAAAAAAATAATGCAGAGAATTTAAATTTAGGAGAATTAGTTTTATCTAATAAAAATGATAGTTCAGCAACAATTAGTGCTGTTGAAAATAGTGCTAATTATAAGGGTTCTGTTAATATTGCATATACTGTTAAAAAGGAAAATACAGAACAACCTGAAAATATAATAAATTTATCAGAGCATATTAAAACTTCTGAATTAGGTGAGTTAAAAGATGCAAAAACAATTACAATTTTAGAAGAATTAAAGAATAAGAATAAAGATTTACATGTTGATGAAGTTGAAGTAAAAAATATTACATCATCATCAGCTATAATTAAAACAATTTCTAATTCAAAACATTATAATCAATCACAAGTAGAAGTAAAATTTTATTTAAAAGATAATGCTGAAAAACCAAAACCTTCAAACGAAGCATTATTAGTTGGTTACTGATATGAATGAGGAGGAGCAAATCAACATAATGATCCTGTTAAACTTTTAGAAAGTTCAGAATTATTAAATAGTGCATATAATGTAATAGATGTTTCATTTTTATATACATGAGAACCATATGCAATGCCAACATTTGATCCATTTAGTCCACAAAGTAAAAGCAGAATTATAGACGCAATAAAAAAATTACAAAACGCTGGTAAAAAAGTAATTTTATCAATGGGTGGAGCAACTGGTGGAGAAATGAGATTTAAATCAGATCAAGTTGATCAATTAACTGCTACATTTGTTAAATATATGGATGAATATAATTTTGATGGAATAGATATTGATTGAGAAGGTGGAGTACTTGGAGATAGACAAAGTCAACAAACTACAATCTCAGCATTAAAAAAAGCAAAAGAAATACAAAACTCTAAGGGGAAAGAATTTTTAATTACTATGGCTCCAGAATTGCCATACTTAAAATATAATACCGAAGCTGGTTCACAAGGAAGTTATATTCCTTTCTTAAAAGGACTTGAAGGTATATATGATTTTATCAATCCTCAATACTATAATGGTTGAGCATTTGGTCCATTTGTTGATCAAGAAGAAAAAGACTATTTAGGAATAAATACATCATACATTTCAAATGATGATGTTGAATATAGAGGAGAATTTTATTACTTAGTAACAAAATATTTAACTACAAAAAAAAGTGCACAAAATGATTTCTATGAAAAAATACCAACAAATAAATTTGTTTTAGGAGCAGCAACTAATGAACCTGCAGGAAGAGGAGCAGCAACTAGAGAATCAATTTATAATGCACATGTATTACTAGAAAATGACAATATTTATATTCGTGGATTAATGACATGAGCTATAAATTATGATGCTGTATTTAATTGACAATTTGAAGCTTAA
- a CDS encoding J domain-containing protein: MLIWLFVGFFCIILIFLIFYTFKIYKLRNKENDKKNIKKDLEEFKKAFQNNPDKKVLIKHLNITEYFNIFPFMSEFKEIKKLYSNEDLIKSLRHTQDSFYKFWANKEFDLFIIFEKLTKEKLIIFSSEVVIKIYMEFSIEIFNLFKNTFIQEIIPATICKFENKNYKKLKPNMINDFIDEQFMEFCKRMDKIIQIIQSELYGKQNEKYSETQNNFNDDNEQKISKAYKTLEVLPLDSDDKIKKAYLKLAKTYHPDKNNTEYAKQKMVEINNAYDIVQKDRKKD; the protein is encoded by the coding sequence ATGTTAATTTGATTATTTGTAGGATTTTTTTGCATAATCTTAATATTTCTAATTTTTTATACTTTTAAAATATATAAACTTAGAAATAAAGAAAATGATAAGAAAAATATAAAAAAAGATTTAGAAGAATTTAAAAAGGCTTTTCAGAATAATCCAGATAAAAAAGTTTTAATTAAACACTTGAATATAACTGAGTATTTTAATATTTTTCCATTTATGAGTGAATTTAAAGAAATCAAAAAATTATACTCCAATGAAGATTTAATAAAATCTCTGAGACATACTCAAGATAGTTTTTATAAATTTTGAGCGAATAAAGAGTTTGATCTTTTTATTATTTTTGAAAAACTTACAAAAGAAAAACTCATAATATTTTCATCAGAAGTTGTGATTAAAATTTATATGGAATTTTCAATAGAAATTTTTAATTTATTTAAAAATACTTTTATTCAAGAAATAATTCCCGCAACTATATGCAAATTTGAGAATAAAAATTATAAGAAATTAAAACCAAATATGATAAATGATTTTATAGATGAACAGTTTATGGAATTTTGTAAAAGAATGGATAAAATAATTCAAATTATTCAATCAGAGCTTTATGGTAAACAAAACGAAAAATATTCAGAAACACAAAATAATTTTAATGATGACAATGAACAAAAAATAAGTAAGGCATATAAAACTTTAGAAGTATTACCATTAGATTCAGATGATAAAATTAAAAAGGCATATTTAAAACTTGCAAAAACTTATCACCCTGATAAAAATAATACAGAATATGCAAAACAAAAAATGGTTGAAATAAATAATGCTTATGATATTGTTCAAAAAGATAGAAAGAAAGATTAA
- a CDS encoding Sapep family Mn(2+)-dependent dipeptidase — protein sequence MNVEKNVLLGQYFDQALEETKKIVAIPSYRRDLTYGAPVHEDIKKVLEHCINLLKSFNFETFIAPDHRYGYADYGTGDKLFGIICHLDVVPTGNIDEWETNPFEPIIKDGKLIGRGTFDDKGPTMMNIFAFKYLIDHGFKPDYKIRFIFGTSEETNWECMEAYVKNEQLCDLGYVPDGHFPVVYAEKWIADIDLIGKYSSEFELSGGEVYNAVNDLVKYKGPKQEEIASWLKENSIDSYENDGYLFVKGVSAHGSLPFKGISASTWLLKAIDANGLKHPLAQFVAKYGHLNFDMKEIFGDLTDETGDLTACNGIVNISKSDFRFTINFRIPCTRDPRKDVVDVLEKFVKDKGLELKLSAIEDRVYFPKDSDVVKNIMEVYKEVTGDLNAEPIAIGGGTFAKSMPNMIAFGAEFDLNESTMHAYNEYVKIDDLKKMMEIYAKSLVKLTKLK from the coding sequence ATGAATGTAGAAAAAAATGTATTACTTGGTCAATATTTTGATCAAGCTTTAGAAGAAACAAAAAAAATAGTGGCAATTCCTTCATATAGAAGAGATTTAACATATGGAGCACCTGTTCATGAAGATATTAAAAAAGTTTTAGAACATTGTATAAATTTATTAAAATCTTTTAATTTTGAAACATTTATAGCACCAGATCACAGATATGGTTATGCTGATTATGGAACTGGAGATAAATTATTTGGTATTATTTGTCACTTAGATGTTGTTCCAACTGGAAACATCGATGAGTGAGAAACTAATCCATTTGAACCAATTATTAAAGATGGAAAATTAATTGGTAGAGGAACTTTTGATGATAAAGGTCCTACAATGATGAACATTTTTGCTTTTAAATATTTAATTGACCATGGATTTAAACCAGATTATAAAATAAGATTTATTTTTGGAACAAGTGAAGAAACAAATTGAGAATGTATGGAAGCTTATGTTAAAAATGAACAATTATGTGATTTAGGATATGTTCCAGATGGACATTTCCCAGTTGTTTATGCTGAAAAATGAATTGCTGATATAGATTTAATTGGTAAATACAGTTCGGAATTTGAATTAAGTGGGGGAGAAGTTTACAATGCAGTAAACGATTTGGTTAAATACAAAGGACCAAAACAAGAAGAAATAGCTTCTTGATTAAAAGAAAACTCAATAGACTCATATGAAAATGATGGATATTTATTTGTTAAAGGTGTTTCAGCTCATGGAAGTTTACCATTTAAAGGTATATCAGCTTCAACTTGATTGTTAAAAGCAATTGATGCAAATGGATTAAAACATCCTTTAGCACAATTTGTTGCAAAATATGGACATTTAAACTTTGATATGAAAGAAATCTTTGGTGATTTAACTGATGAAACTGGTGATTTAACAGCATGTAATGGAATTGTAAATATTTCAAAAAGCGATTTTAGATTTACAATAAATTTTAGAATTCCTTGTACAAGAGATCCTAGAAAAGATGTTGTAGATGTATTAGAAAAATTTGTAAAAGACAAAGGTTTAGAGTTAAAATTATCTGCAATTGAAGATAGAGTTTATTTCCCAAAAGACAGTGATGTTGTAAAAAATATTATGGAAGTTTACAAAGAAGTTACTGGTGACTTAAATGCAGAACCAATTGCAATTGGTGGGGGAACATTTGCAAAATCAATGCCAAATATGATTGCTTTTGGAGCTGAGTTTGATTTAAATGAATCAACAATGCACGCTTACAATGAATATGTAAAAATTGATGATTTGAAAAAAATGATGGAAATTTATGCAAAATCATTGGTTAAATTAACAAAATTAAAATAG
- a CDS encoding DDE-type integrase/transposase/recombinase yields MSLQGQNQKEIVQQLLINTKSNRTMICKILNINRTSTYKKNKTLMNFLDDTRIMNLVISEIERNNFLSAYSAKRWALYFKLNYIDPFRINHKKLERIFKKFNHIAYYIKKQSKHEIKRYNETIRKNYLKEAKEIGFENIWTSDITEFSVKTKKGYICTVQDNLTGEIIGKSKRIDNQKTDFVLEAVEMAYKNKKYLGSILLHSDNGNQYTSLDYISLCNDLQIIRSYSKPGTPHHNGKHESFHGRLKDETIRTCHIENINQCMEIAWAWLDFYNNDRIRMNKKW; encoded by the coding sequence ATGAGCCTCCAAGGCCAAAACCAAAAAGAAATAGTTCAACAATTATTGATAAATACCAAGAGCAATAGAACAATGATTTGTAAAATTTTAAATATTAATAGAACATCAACATATAAAAAAAATAAAACTTTAATGAATTTCCTGGATGATACAAGAATTATGAATTTAGTTATTTCAGAAATTGAAAGGAATAATTTCCTTAGTGCTTATAGTGCTAAAAGATGAGCCCTATATTTTAAATTAAATTATATTGACCCTTTCAGAATTAATCATAAAAAATTAGAACGTATATTTAAAAAATTTAATCATATTGCATATTACATTAAGAAACAATCTAAACATGAGATTAAAAGATATAACGAAACTATTAGAAAGAATTATTTAAAAGAAGCAAAAGAAATTGGTTTTGAAAATATTTGAACTAGTGATATAACTGAATTTTCAGTTAAAACAAAAAAAGGTTATATTTGCACAGTTCAAGATAATTTAACTGGAGAAATAATAGGAAAATCTAAAAGAATTGATAATCAAAAAACAGATTTTGTTCTTGAAGCTGTAGAAATGGCATATAAAAATAAAAAATATTTAGGTTCAATATTATTACATTCAGATAATGGAAATCAATATACCTCTCTGGATTACATAAGTTTATGTAATGATTTACAAATTATTAGAAGCTATTCAAAACCAGGAACACCTCATCATAATGGTAAACATGAAAGTTTTCATGGTCGTTTAAAAGATGAAACTATAAGAACATGTCATATTGAAAACATTAATCAATGTATGGAAATAGCATGAGCATGATTGGACTTTTATAATAATGATAGAATTAGAATGAATAAAAAATGATAA
- the greA gene encoding transcription elongation factor GreA, translating to MTDKDIILTAEGLQELKDELAHLINNVRPQVIEELVEARAQGDLSENADYDAARNRQAEVEARIKEVEAMLSKAKLIEDTNSKNKEVKIGSQVIFANQKTKNEMKVKIVGAIEADPFENKISNESPLAKAMMGKVVGDSVEVRELKEPYKITIKEIK from the coding sequence ATGACAGATAAAGATATTATTTTAACTGCAGAAGGTCTACAGGAATTAAAAGATGAATTAGCACATTTAATTAATAATGTTCGTCCACAAGTTATTGAAGAATTGGTGGAAGCGCGTGCTCAAGGAGATTTATCAGAAAATGCAGATTATGATGCAGCAAGAAATAGACAAGCAGAAGTAGAAGCAAGAATTAAAGAAGTAGAAGCTATGCTTTCTAAAGCAAAACTTATTGAAGACACTAACTCAAAAAATAAAGAAGTTAAAATTGGAAGTCAAGTAATTTTTGCAAATCAAAAAACTAAAAATGAAATGAAAGTAAAAATTGTTGGAGCTATTGAAGCAGATCCATTTGAAAATAAAATTTCAAACGAGTCACCATTAGCAAAAGCTATGATGGGTAAAGTTGTTGGAGATTCAGTTGAAGTTAGAGAACTTAAAGAACCTTACAAAATAACAATTAAAGAAATTAAATAA